One window of Arvicola amphibius chromosome 6, mArvAmp1.2, whole genome shotgun sequence genomic DNA carries:
- the Tex38 gene encoding testis-expressed protein 38, with product MRPGPSEDSYWWREFLLPRALGWTLRLTFMDSQKEDLSLPGMWVSLCVGFLGLCSSLIGSCILFLHWKKNLQREEHAQQWVEVMRAAMFTYSPLLYWINKRRHHGMDTAINTGPPFAGTKTETEVQNSDSLWELDISEGGNCIVQDSSPRGEASVPLQHALVVPKQPQSSTMPQPPTDSPIPLPIFQEVPFALSLGNLPPMMNHSVSYPLANYSEKKVHFCSLPILAHGTNCFNVKPFASEL from the exons ATGAGGCCTGGGCCTTCTGAGGACTCCTATTGGTGGAGAGAATTTCTTCTCCCCAGAGCGTTAGGCTGGACGCTAAGGCTGACCTTTATGGATTCCCAAAAGGAGGACCTGAGCCTCCCTGGCA TGTGGGTCTCCTTGTGCGTTGGATTCCTGGGGCTGTGTTCCTCGCTAATAGGCAGCTGCATACTCTTTCTGCATTGGAAGAAGAACTTGCAGAGAGAAGAACACGCCCAGCAGTGGGTGGAAGTGATGAGAGCTGCCATGTTCACCTACAGCCCACTGTTGTACTGGATAAACAAGCGGCGTCACCATGGCATGGATACAGCCATTAATACTGGCCCTCCTTTTGCTGGCACCAAGACTGAGACCGAAGTTCAGAATTCAGATTCTTTATGGGAGCTGGATATCTCTGAAGGTGGGAACTGTATTGTGCAAGACAGCAGTCCTAGGGGTGAAGCCTCTGTTCCCTTGCAACATGCTTTGGTGGTTCCAAAGCAGCCCCAGTCTTCAACAATGCCACAGCCTCCGACTGACTCCCCAATCCCATTACCCATTTTTCAAGAGGTGCCCTTTGCCCTGTCCCTCGGCAACCTGCCTCCCATGATGAACCACTCTGTCTCCTACCCTTTGGCCAactactctgaaaagaaagttCATTTCTGTTCCCTCCCCATACTGGCCCATGGGACAAACTGTTTTAATGTCAAGCCCTTTGCTTCAGAACTGTAG